The region AATAAATGTGATATTATTATAGTCATACTGACATGTCGATTAGAAGTAGTTAAGTGTAAACTTCAACGATGTGGTCAAAAATGAGTGGTATGTTACCCTTAAGTCTAAAGAGCTCCCCTGCGTCCTGCATCCCCCCCACCTCATGAATTGATGCATAGACTCAAGATTAAAACCCCAGATGACCAAAAGAAGACCAAGGAACAAAAAACAAGAGTTTTATTATTCTCACCAAGGGTGAAGACTCTCAGCTATACAGATGCAGTATATAAACTATATATGTACATGTGTTTCAATAAGGAACTGTATAGACTAGATTTCGGGCTGTTCCTGGGGTGGCACCGGAGTCCCTGAAAACAGGATTCAGATGGAACTCGGAGACGAGTTCATAGGTGTTCATAAGTCAAATTGACTAATAAGACCCGTGTCTGAGCAGCTTTCTTTTCGGCATTTGTTCCGGACAGAACAGCCCAGTCATCTATACTAATTCCATGCGGAACAAATACTGAAAAAGAACGCATTCAGTTGGATCGCCAAAATGGAGCCTGAAAATACGGTTTGAACAGAGCCAGAACAGATGGTCCTGCAGACCTCTTGACTCTTCCCTCGAGGTGACATCAACTATCTCTTCACAGATGTGCTTACAACAAGAAATGTGCTGAAGACCAAGACTGCGCGTCTTACTCCGATCCAGCGAAACAGTGTGGAGAGGTAGGACGGGAACAATCCAACATCATCTCCATCATTCGCATTATCACTCAATCTCTTCTTCTTTACTACTATCAGCCATAGACTCCACCTCAGAGTCCATGTCACTGTCGCGTTCTTCAGGTAATCGCTTCACTCCTCGCTGTTTAGAAAGGCAGATGGCAAACCTCATGTTGTATCGATTCCAATCACAACTAGAAAGaaacataagaaaataaaaatgggaATTTCAAGGACCAGGGTTGGGGGAATCCGGCAGGCGAGGGTTGGAGGGAATCCGGTAGGCGAGGAGCAGGGCAGGAATACTGGGAATCTAGCAGAGAAGCAGTGAGACAAAGTACTGGGAATCTAGAAGAGAAAGAGCGAGGCAGGAAGACTTGGAATCTAGCAAAGAAGTGGGAAAGGAACACTTGAGATCTAGCAGGGAAGAAACGGAAAAGGAAGCCTAGAGATCTAGCAGAGAAGGAAATGACAGAGGATTGGGGCACATTATATGGGGTTAGAAAGCTACTTGTACTTACAGCTTTGAGAGTTCTGTGAAGTGGCTCTGAATACTCTTCTGCAGGGAGTGAATGGCTGGCATTAAGGAAACTGATCTGTGTGGACAGCAAGGGAAGAGGATCAGTATTCTGATATTCACTAATAAACCTGTAGGCTTCTGTCACCTGGTAATTTGGGATCAGGTGAGTAGAAGGGAGACTACAGAGAAACATCAAACAGTTTGCATTTACAGATTTCTAAAATCCTGAAGGCATAAAGATAAAATTATTCAGCGTTAGATATATAGACTCATCGGCTGCTTACCGAGCCTTCAGCTTCTGGCCGTGCTGCATCAACAACTCATGAGCCCAGATCAGATAAAACTGCAGATGCCGGGAACTCTCAATCTGAGCTGCAAGGAACACCAGCAGGCGTTCGATATAACTCTCCGGAAGTGCGGAACAGAGAACCTTAACTGCAATAAAGAAACCAGACACAATATACTATGGAACCCGGAAAGTGACGTCACGACAAGAAGCCACCAATGACATGTGCAGGAGATCTACAGACCTGTCCTAAAATGTATGCAACATGGCGGCTAGCATTATTAGGGTACTCACTGTCCGTGTATGGCACGCTCTCCAGGGTCTCCTGTAGAAGCCGTTGTTCGTTGAGCTTCATAGCCATCAGAAGAGCCAGAGTCCACTCGCCTTTACGCAGCGTTCGATGTACACTCCCAGCTGTCACTTCTTCATCCAGCTGGAAAGGGTCAAACATCaaactggagtcaagagagtagATGAGGAGACCCTCAGTAGACGTGGCTGCCCAACAACGCCCTGCGAAGACAAGACAATGTTCATAGAAAACCTGAACTATCCTACAGTCTATATTATATCCCCCAGTCACATTCTATACTCAGCATCCAGTATCACTTTATGGGCTGCAAGTACTTTATTACTCACCGGTTGGAGAGAAGCGCAAGGATGTCACATGTATTTCAGGCTTGAAGTGCCGGCTGCTCATGTCACCTGAAAAATGTCCATCAGTGAATCTCCCAATAAaagcaaactccatacagatgacCAAAATCTATCTAAAGACGGGACTCTACCTAAACGAACTCCTGGAAGACTCAGAGCAACACCACTTCCTTCATCAACTAATGCAAGACTCCCAAACTCTGTCATCTTTCGGCGGTCAAGAAATTCCTGATGGAAATTGGAGAAAGAGAAGAGTGAGAGAGGCGCAGACGGAGGGgaataggacatcaatagctGATTAGCTGGAGACCCCCCTGATCAATCGGTTGTTCATACATACATAGGTTACAGAGCCGACTCCTGTGTAATGACCAGTGCCAgtaattacaggcacagctctcgTTTCTTAttaggagctgcacctgcaattaccaccACCGTCCACTAAGCAGGGGTCGATGCcatctgcttccactctgacAGCGGGCATCCTAACAGCTGATCATCTGGGACCGcaagcaacggaccccagctgatcaattaAGGATTACCTGAGGATACATAATGATTATACTGAggatataggtcatcaatagaaacagGTGCGATCTTGATGTCCCCATGGATGTAAGgcttttgtgtcaaaaatgcatCCCATCACTTCATGGAACAATAAGAGCCATGCCTGAGAATCTTCAAGTGTTTCCAATGAGAAATCTCGCATCACATCGTACTCGCATGCTGTGCGGTTATTTCCgattccactgaaaacaatggacaaGACATTCCGAGGGAATGTCCAAAAAGTAggtcatgccgcgatttttttcccgcaccgtgatgccggggggtggggagggggaggggttggaataaataaaatcgcatgagatttgtgcattacgAGACACACAAATAAGAACCccatgaatggggtcatacacataagcgaggtttttctgcatggcaccgTGACGCAAGAAACAAATACAGGCATGTTCTATCTCGCAGcgcgggctccattgaaagtaatgggagaaacTTTGCGATCCTCTGTCGCGGCTGTaacagccgcgccggaggatcccttcatccccgaagtgcTGCGAGGGCTCTTTTCACATGAAACCGCCTCGCCTCCCTGGAGccttcacatggtggggagcgcgattaggaggcgggattcacggcccaatttccactcgcccgtgtgaagttagcctacgaGACAGATAATGTAACAGACAGATCCGAAGCAGCAGTGTATTGCCATCATGTTCGGAGCAGCAATAGGAGGTTATTACCCTCAAACTCCTTACATTAACCCCTTTATTTCCAATCACTTGCagtcctcacctccatgccatccagAGAATAATTACAGGAGATTTCAAACTTTTTGGCCAGCAGCTGCTCTCGGACGTGGTAAATGCATACAAAACGAGAGGCGCCGCCGGCAAGGAGAGCGTTTCCATCTGCCGAGTAACACAGTGAAGTGAAGGCCCTGAGAAATAAACACAGATCAGGAAGGTGACAGGTCTTAGAATATGATAGATGTGTAAGGCTGTCACTGTCAGGCGGAGGCGGCGCAGTTACTTACTTTCCCTTAGCGGAGTGTTTGGCAGTAATTTTATCCGTCTCTTTGCGTcccatctgcaaatcatgtcttccCTCTATGGATCCTGTCTGAATCCCCTTCTCCGAGTCCCACATGGTGATCTGACCATCCAGGGACGCCACCGCCAGTTCCCTGCCATCCGGACGGAAAGTGACTGCCAGCGCTGAGTAAGAGACAGGACTTGTGGTCAACACTGGCACAATATTAAAGGAAATActagtaatcaatagttgatcggctgggctcCGTTGCTTGGGACCCGGCCTGATCAGttaagtgggcgcatgctgttagTGCCGCgaatacacagaggtcgaagcAGAAGTCTCCGCTCAGACctcggtgtagtggctggcgcttgtaactgcaggcacagcttgcgttgatttcaatgagagccatgcctgcagttaccagtgccggccactacacgaaggtcggcacagaggcttccgctccaacctctgtatgtttgcagtgctgacagcatgcgcccactcagcttaTCGGTTAGAGTCCTGAGCAACAgagcccagccgatcaactatcgatgatctatcttgaggacaggtcatcaatagtatttccctggaacaTCCTTTTACCCTTCGCTGCCAATggttttttgtcatttttcacaCTTGACATTCACAAATTAGACCTAAATCATAAAAttgattaaaacaaaaaaaacacaacacaacaTACAAAATCCCCATAACCATGTATTTTCTGAAATTATACACCTAGCATGTTGTCAATATACCAGCTCGCACATTATACATAtgcaccttcatgcaattttgcgTCAAAATGTAATTTTTGAAAGAAGACTAAGATTGCAGATCTAGCTACAATCCAGCCTGTAAAAACATGGACGGCATCAAGAGCTGAAGAACTTTAAAACAAAACCAAGATGAAAGCTCTAGTTGCGATAAAGCCTTTGACTAATGAATGTCACCATCCACACATACAAAATAGTTGACAATGTTCATCTGATGTGAACGTCGTCCTGCTACTTTTACTAATTACATTCGACACCAGGCTCTATCTGTAGGTATAACCTTAGACCTCTAcgggtgcttttatacaggaacgaGCATTGCTAATTGTGCCAAGGCAGAGCAGGCCAgggatcgttccggcccacccacctccattcacagtacatAGAACGATACGTCGTTCAGTTTTCACAAACTGAAGAAGCGAACGACTTCtctcattcagattctcgctggattgcggAAATCTGAATAggcgttccatgtaaaagcattcTTAAATCAGCCACCAGACTTCGCAAAACGCAATTCAAAAGAGTGTCTGTGGAAAAGGTCACTGCATATACTGTAGCAGCTCCACCTCCTGCGCCCTCACACAACACGTAACAGCTACACGTCTATTAAATCATGTGAGCTTAATAAAGGAACACGATATCACGCAGTAGATATGGTAAAAATAGATGCATGAAAGTCCCACGACTGCCACTGTCAACTACGTTACACACAAGTCTATGTAGCCGCAGCTGAGCAGCTTACTGGGAGCGACCATATTGATCCCTATAAGGCAGAGCTCAGTATGCATGAGCCATGTGCAGCCAATCATCTACTTACCTTCTGCGGTTATACTCAAGGTCTCCGTCGTCCTCCAGCTGTCCGTCATGTGCCAAAGTCGGACTGTTCGGTCCCAAGAGGCGGTGGCCAGGACAGACTTCCAGGGGTTAAATGCCACACTGCTGACTGGCCCCTCATGTCCAGCTAATACCTAATAATAACAGAAGCCTTAATATACAGATTTTTTACCTACGACTGTCGATCACGTGATATTAGTTTAAGGGATATCCTTGAACGAGAGAAACGACTGTCGATCACGTGATATTAGTTTAAGGGATATCCTTGAACGAGAGAAACGACTGTCGATCACGTGATATTAGTTTAAGGGATATCCTTGAACGAGAGAAGCAATCAGAACTCAGGTTCCTCAGCTGGCAAGATTTTATTGCCATGCAGAAATCATTTTGGAAGTAGTCGGGGAAGGGGTGTGGCTTCAGTAAGGGGGTGTGGCTTTCAGAGCATTGGGGGAAGGACTCCTACCGCAGCCAGATGCCTAACAACCAGAGGCAAATCAGACCTGAGATTTATggtgtattttgttttttaacacaTTTATTGCCTCTTATATAATCACTCACATCCAGAAGTTTCCCAGTCTGCATGCTCCACACGTACACCTCAAACGCGTCCTGTGCGCCGGCACACACAAGGTCACCACTGCCGTCTACAGCCAAGCAGGAGAACTGGGTCAGCCGGGGAGACGTGAACGTCCTGAAGTTACGATACCTGGAATGAGACTGAGCGATGAGCCCCATGACGCTTGCACCAGACAGGCAGCAGAGGCCACTTATAGATACATTCTCCTACTAAAAGTAActggatacctgagcaagaatcaaaagtagtatttatttacatatgacgATACTTAGTGAGGAATGCTTTAGCCTTAATAACATCTGCTACACTCCTTGGCATACTTCCTACTAACGTCGGAAa is a window of Eleutherodactylus coqui strain aEleCoq1 chromosome 4, aEleCoq1.hap1, whole genome shotgun sequence DNA encoding:
- the PWP2 gene encoding periodic tryptophan protein 2 homolog; translated protein: MKYSYKFSNLLGTFYRSGNLTFTPDGNSLISPVGNRLSVFHLKNNRAETLPWATRCNITCVALTPDGSLGIVVDEEGSALLISIVTKAVLNTFNFQQPVNAVSFSPDGKKFLVCKGSVVLMYHAPGKRREFNAFVLEKSYFGPVDDTMCVDWTDDSKCFAVGSKDMTTWVFSAEPLENAARFSIGGHKEAIVSCFFKDNSLDLYSICGAGTIRIWKSNFELTDLRPRKPRKERPLNEMDVENGEKIRGSVKEEDDDSEKLYYNSNGKHHLNKAGDFTMLTAAAFHKKLRILVSGFANGTFHIHELPDVNLIHSLSISGQSISSITINSTGDWISFGSSGLGQLLVWEWQSESYILKQQGHFNNMVALSYSPDGQHIATGGNDGKVKVWDTTSGFCFVTFTNHTSGITAVAFTSNGQVLVSSSLDGTVRAYSLLRYRNFRTFTSPRLTQFSCLAVDGSGDLVCAGAQDAFEVYVWSMQTGKLLDVLAGHEGPVSSVAFNPWKSVLATASWDRTVRLWHMTDSWRTTETLSITAEALAVTFRPDGRELAVASLDGQITMWDSEKGIQTGSIEGRHDLQMGRKETDKITAKHSAKGKAFTSLCYSADGNALLAGGASRFVCIYHVREQLLAKKFEISCNYSLDGMEEFLDRRKMTEFGSLALVDEGSGVALSLPGVRLGDMSSRHFKPEIHVTSLRFSPTGRCWAATSTEGLLIYSLDSSLMFDPFQLDEEVTAGSVHRTLRKGEWTLALLMAMKLNEQRLLQETLESVPYTDIKVLCSALPESYIERLLVFLAAQIESSRHLQFYLIWAHELLMQHGQKLKARSVSLMPAIHSLQKSIQSHFTELSKLCDWNRYNMRFAICLSKQRGVKRLPEERDSDMDSEVESMADSSKEEEIE